The genomic segment ATTCATCCGCTTGATTTGCTAGATATCACAGTGCCAGGTGTATTCCTTGCCCAAGCAATGGGGAGGTGGGGAAACTTTGTTAATCAGGAAGCTTACGGTAAAGTTGTTTCTAATCTAGACTGGCTGCCTTCGTTTGTCCGTAATCAGATGTTTATTGACGGGCATTATCGGATGCCGACTTTCCTTTTTGAAAGTATTGGAACATTGAGTGGCTTTGTCCTCGTTCTTGTTTTCCGCCATCGTTTAAAATGGCTTAAACGTGGAGATATATTCAGCTTTTACTTGGTATGGTACGGTATTGTTCGTTTTACTGTTGAAGGGATGCGGACAGACAGTTTAATGCTAGGGCCTGCTCGTGTTTCACAATGGTTGTCAGCAGTGCTTGTCTTAGTAGGGATTGGACTATTTATTAATCGCCGATTAAAAAAAGTTGAAAAGTAGATTTATAAGTTATTTCTCAGGAAATGACTGACAAATTGGAAAATTAAAAGCTGTCAGTATACTGACAGCTTTTTTACAACTTATTTGTTGTAAAAAGTGATATCATGTGCAGAAACAGTGGTTACGATTTTTAGTTTTGAAAGTGTAGCTGCAATAAATGAACGCATAGTGTATAAAATACTGTCAGATTTTAAATTAGAACGAGTATATTTACTGACAAAATCTGAGCTGATTATGTTAGTAAATAAATAAATAATTTGTTATAATAAAGTAAAAAATAATCGCTTTCATGAGAATGAAATGTGATTTGATATTGTTTAATTTCTAAGTCATCCTCATTTGGGTAGTTTGTATCCAGCCTATGATTGCATGACGATAAACAAGACGTGCTATCTATACTGTTTTGCTGACAAATTCATCATAGGATAGATATTTAGAAGTTAAAACTTGCGCATGAGTTTGAAGGTCTTTCGTTTCTCATTCATGTGCAAGGTGAAATGTTTGCCGTTCGACTACTCAGTTAGAGAAGAACAGGTGTGAGCAAGAGCCCAAAAGCTCTTGGATAAAGGAGGAATTGTGGGAAATATTGCATTATTAATCATTGCGATTGCTTTTGCGGTGTTGGTACTTTTTTTGGTGATCGTACTTCACAAAGTATCAAAGGTTGTAGAAGAAGCAAATCGTACAGTGAAGTTGGTTTCAAGTGATGTGGATGTATTATTACATCAGGCAGACGGAATCATGGCAAAAGCAAATACTTTACTTGATGATGTTAACGGTAAAGTAGCTACGATAGACCCTTTGTTTACCGCAGTTGCCGATTTATCGGAAAGTATTTCAGACATCAATACATCAAGCCGTAAACTTGTTGCTAGAATCAATAGACCATCTTCAAGAAGAAAAGCAGGCTCAGCTTCAGCGGTTGTGCTTGCAAAAACAGCCAAAAAATTCTTTGTAAAAAAGGATAAAGTTAAAGAAAGCAAAGAAACTGTATAATCAAGATGCGAGGGACGCTCGTTCTTAAATTATGAAAATTAGAAAATTTTAGGTTCGTGCGAAAGCACGGTTCTGGAAGTTGCTATTTCGCCTTGCATTTTCAATCAATTGCGATTTGAACTTGCCACTTTATAGGATAGCCGTTAGCGCTAAAGCAGCAACGGATATGCTAGTTGTTTCACCTAGTGGCTTAGTGAGATCGACAACGTAGCAAAGCGGAGATAGAGCGAATCAACAGTGAAGTGTCTATTTTCACTAATTTCAAGCGCATCAAAACCAATTAAATAAGATAGCTCAACACAGAAAGGATATTTTATGTCAAAAAAATCAGGATTTTTAGTCGGTGCCGTAATTGGTGCGGCTGCAGCTCTCTTCCTTGCTCCTAAAAAAGGAAGTGAATTACGCGAAGATGCAGGAAAAATATATGATGATTTCAAAGAGAATCCTCAAGAAACGCTGAATAGTCTTAAAGATAGC from the Lactococcus allomyrinae genome contains:
- the lgt gene encoding prolipoprotein diacylglyceryl transferase yields the protein MNKLFPFLALDKVALQLGPIAIHWYAIFIVTGAAIAVWMACKEAPRRKNLTGQSLTTDDIIDFVLFAFPLGIVGARLYYVIFEWSYYSQHPSQIIAMWDGGGAIYGGLIAGAIVLFVFCYYRMIHPLDLLDITVPGVFLAQAMGRWGNFVNQEAYGKVVSNLDWLPSFVRNQMFIDGHYRMPTFLFESIGTLSGFVLVLVFRHRLKWLKRGDIFSFYLVWYGIVRFTVEGMRTDSLMLGPARVSQWLSAVLVLVGIGLFINRRLKKVEK
- a CDS encoding DUF948 domain-containing protein codes for the protein MGNIALLIIAIAFAVLVLFLVIVLHKVSKVVEEANRTVKLVSSDVDVLLHQADGIMAKANTLLDDVNGKVATIDPLFTAVADLSESISDINTSSRKLVARINRPSSRRKAGSASAVVLAKTAKKFFVKKDKVKESKETV